In Bombus vancouverensis nearcticus chromosome 12, iyBomVanc1_principal, whole genome shotgun sequence, the genomic stretch TTCGAAGAAGAAATCCTGTTAATAAATGTTAAACTTCGATGAAAACTGCGATGACCGTTCAGCTGCGATTTATTCTTGATTCGGCTTCGTTGGCAGGATCGTAAAACAGGATCGTATCGCGATAATCGGAACTCACCCGTGCCCATGAGATGGATCGTTCCATCAAAGTTCACTGCTTTCTCTAAGGACGACAACTCCTTTCTTTCTCGAGATTCAAGGCCTCGATCTCCCTTGTCTTACGTTCTTTTCCTCGAGATAAGGTCGCGTCATTTCGTCGGCCATTTTATAGTCGATGGGTTCGTAAAACTCGACGAAGATTTACATTGTCGGCCACAAGTGTCAGGACACGTGTCGATATTTACACACAAATCCAATGCCATTCTTTGTTCATATTTTCTAGTTACGTCGCTATAAATCTATTGTACcgtcatatataatataaaggtTATAAAAAGTACTTGCATATCATCGTAATTGCGGTGTTTGAACGTTTGATAGAGATACAAGGGTACGTATAAATACTTTTCGCAGCTACCGTATCGCGAGTTTGTGTCCCGATACTTGTTGCCTGCTAATAGAACAGTTCGTTCAATCCAGATCGATATCGTCGATATGACGAATGCCGATGATCCTGATCACTGTCCGAAGCATGACTTGCCACGACACGCCTGTTGATCTTTGAAAGGGGATCGTCAAGAATTTGAGGACGAGACGTCGGGTACGCCCGTGATATTTGCGCTCGCGATTCGCTCGAGGAGGAACGTCTCGATGCGTGTTTTTTACGCGCCCGGAATTTTAACTCGCTCGCCGCTCGAAAGTTCCGCACGCAAATTCCTCGTAATCCTGCGCGACGCTTCGATCTTCTAGAGATGTCACGGCATCGTCCCGATGTCGAACGGTGTCGTAATTACGCGCAACGAGCTGGCTACGATACGATTCATGTATTTTTCATTTGATTCGTGTGGTCAACGGCGCATAATCGCAATAACGGTGTTCGACGATGACTTTGGCCTTGACACTCTAAAAACTTGTTCGACAGGTGGAAGTTAGGAGGATTTCGTAAGTGACCACGTCAAATCTCTATTCGTTTACGTAATGTCCGAGGCATCGATTGAAATTCCTCGCGGTAATTACACGTTGTTCGATCGGAAGAAAAACGAGCCGGCGCGGCGAGGCTTCCGCGCGATTTGGTCGAAGATACGATCGGCATTTCTTTCTAATCGATCTCGAAAGATACGCGAGGAAAGAAGGAGGGGAAGAAAACTCGCGACGCAGCGTGCATGTAAAACGTAAACGGAAAAGCGTAGCGCGGATGGCCAGCGTTTGACAGGAAAAAGGTAGGGAAAGAGCTGGTCGTTCGCGTCGATCACTCGCTCGCTTTCTATTGTTCGATCATGCCAAGAAATCGTTCGATGCGATTTCGAGTTTTGCGATGCACGATCGCGCGTTCTTTCCTCCTCTCCCCGGGATTCTTCTCTCTTAACATAGTTTTACGATAAAAAGACACGATGACCGGTACGATTAAAGCGCGACCAAGGCACGGTCACGTTCAACACGTAGCAAAAAGTTAATGCATCTGTTGTTCTTTATTGAAGAATCGAATCTGTTATAAGGCGGTTAGAACTATTCGGATGGTTCGTGGGAAGATACAGAGATTTTTCATTGTTCTATGGAAGTGATCAGCACCTGCGATGAAATTCTATCTAGCTAAAAGTTCGATCAGCCTGTAGCGATCGATCGTCGTCGTGCGATTTAGCGTCCGAGAATATTACAGCGTTCTGTTCACGCGTTTCTCTGCCGGCAAGCTAGGAACTCACAACTCGTTGGACGGAATCTCGCTTCTATTGAAATACTCTCTTGTCTCGAAGAAACTGTACACGGAAATATACTCTTTGTTAACACGCGTTTAAATGTTCACAGATTTTACAATCAGAGCGTTAGATCTTGTTCCCGTTCACATCTCTGTACAGGTCGTCGTTGATACCGTACAATCTCGGCGAGTCGTTGCAATCAACCTACGATAAAGAAAAAGTTTTAAGCAGACCTCGAACAGAAATGACGAAGATCGATGTACATGGAGAATGCGGTACCTTGAACCACCAATCGCAGACACGGGCCGATTGGCTGAAAACTGTGCCGTTTGGACAGAGGAAGCTGAACTGGCGCCCATTTGGCAAACACCAATGCCAGACctaataaaaaatttcaaaatcgcGTTCATCCTTCTGTGTTTCGATCAGACGGCACGAGTTAACGGCGTAAACTTGCCTGACATCTAGCTTCAGGATCGGCATAGTAACCAGGTAACTTGCCCCCGCAGGTAAACGTAAGGCCGAAAGGTACCGAGTCGTAGATCGGATAATCCACGCCAGGTGTATAGCCGTCTACTTGCTGAAACGTCAGTAGAGATTGATAGGCGAGATGTTTGAAACTGTCGCATCTCGATTAACGTTAATCGTACAGGGACGCGCATACGGTGCAAGCCTGTTGCAACTCGTAACGCGATAACGAAGATTTCAGGGAGTATGCGTGCAACGTATACGTAGAATATGCAGGGCAGTCGAATTACGGCTTACgtatttcaatttaaataagTTGCGCGAATTACATCTTGATTTCTCTTGGAACAAAGACAATTAGCCGAGAAGGCGCAACTATGAAAAGCGTT encodes the following:
- the LOC117155559 gene encoding U-scoloptoxin(01)-Cw1a — protein: MISRYQVLCALLLFGAVLLYQAMAQVDGYTPGVDYPIYDSVPFGLTFTCGGKLPGYYADPEARCQVWHWCLPNGRQFSFLCPNGTVFSQSARVCDWWFKVDCNDSPRLYGINDDLYRDVNGNKI